Proteins encoded together in one Hevea brasiliensis isolate MT/VB/25A 57/8 chromosome 16, ASM3005281v1, whole genome shotgun sequence window:
- the LOC110656292 gene encoding ubiquitin-conjugating enzyme E2 28, translating into MASKRILKELKDLQKDPPTSCSAGPVAEDMFHWQATIMGPPDSPYAGGVFLVTIHFPPDYPFKPPKVAFRTKVFHPNINSNGSICLDILKEQWSPALTISKVLLSICSLLTDPNPDDPLVPEIAHMYKTDRSKYEATARSWTQKYAMG; encoded by the exons ATGGCATCGAAGCGGATCTTGAAGGAGCTCAAGGATCTCCAGAAGGATCCTCCTACCTCTTGCAGCGCAG GCCCTGTTGCTGAAGACATGTTCCATTGGCAAGCAACAATTATGGGTCCTCCTGATAGTCCATATGCAGGCGGAGTGTTTCTAGTCACAATTCATTTTCCTCCAGACTATCCATTTAAACCTCCTAAG GTTGCATTCAGGACAAAGGTCTTTCACCCCAATATCAACAGCAATGGTAGCATTTGCCTTGATATTTTGAAGGAGCAGTGGAGCCCTGCCCTTACCATATCCAAG GTGTTGCTTTCGATTTGTTCTCTGTTGACGGACCCAAATCCTGATGACCCCTTGGTGCCAGAGATTGCCCACATGTACAAGACGGATAGGAGCAAATACGAGGCAACCGCAAGGAGCTGGACCCAGAAGTATGCTATGGGTTAA
- the LOC110656294 gene encoding probable inactive receptor kinase At4g23740, with translation MEAKHIFPSIFIMGLALFLVNADPVEDKRALLDFVNNLPHSRSLNWNESSPVCSYWTGVTCSKDGSRVISVRLPGVGFQGPIPPNTLGRLSALQILSLRSNLISGHFPYDFSNLKNLSFLYLQYNNLSGPLPADFSVWNNLTIVNLSNNRFDGSIPRSLSNLTHLAVLNLANNSLYGEIPDFNLPSLQQINLSNNDLTGSVPKSFTRFPNSVFSGNNISFETSASRVPPVPAPSMAPNPKSKNSRELGETALLGIVIAACVLGFVAFAFLIHVCCSRKKGRNEFSDKLQKGEMSPEKVVSRTQDANNRLVFFEGCNYAFDLEDLLRASAEVLGKGTFGMAYKAILEDATAVVVKRLKEVSVGKRDFEQQMEVVGSIKHENVVELRAYYYSKDEKLMVYDYYSQGSVSAMLHGKRGGERISLDWDNRMKIALGAARGMARIHAENGGKFVHGNIKSSNIFLNSRRYGCVSDIGLSTIMSPLAPPISRAAGYRAPEVTDTRKAAQPSDIYSFGVVLLELLTGKSPIHTTGGDEIIHLVRWVHSVVREEWTAEVFDVELMRCPNIEEEMVEMLQIALSCVVRMPDQRPKMPEVVKMIENVRRVDTENRPSSENRSESSTPPPPASDRES, from the exons ATGGAAGCGAAGCACATTTTCCCTTCCATTTTTATTATGGGTTTGGCTTTATTTCTCGTAAATGCAGACCCAGTAGAGGATAAGCGAGCTTTGCTTGATTTTGTCAACAATTTGCCTCACTCTCGATCGCTCAACTGGAACGAAAGCTCGCCAGTTTGCAGCTACTGGACTGGAGTCACTTGCAGCAAAGATGGGTCTCGTGTAATATCAGTTAGATTGCCTGGTGTTGGATTTCAGGGCCCTATTCCACCAAACACTCTTGGTCGTCTCTCGGCGTTGCAGATTTTGAGCCTTAGATCCAATCTTATTAGCGGCCATTTTCCCTATGATTTCTCTAATCTGAAGAATTTGTCTTTCCTTTATCTTCAATACAACAACCTATCTGGGCCACTGCCTGCTGATTTCTCTGTTTGGAATAATCTCACCATTGTTAATTTGTCCAACAATAGATTTGATGGGAGTATTCCTCGTTCCCTTTCTAACTTGACTCATCTTGCAGTTTTGAATCTCGCAAACAATTCACTTTATGGTGAGATCCCTGATTTTAATTTGCCCAGTTTGCAACAGATAAACTTGTCTAACAATGATCTCACTGGCAGTGTACCCAAGTCATTTACAAGATTCCCCAACTCTGTGTTTTCTGGTAACAATATTTCATTTGAAACTTCTGCTTCTCGCGTTCCGCCTGTTCCTGCTCCTAGTATGGCGCCTAATCCGAAATCCAAGAATTCTAGAGAGCTTGGTGAAACAGCACTGCTAGGGATTGTAATTGCTGCATGTGTTCTGGGGTTTGTGGCATTTGCTTTCTTGATACATGTTTGTTGCTCAAGAAAGAAGGGAAGGAATGAGTTCTCAGACAAGTTGCAGAAGGGAGAAATGTCGCCTGAGAAAGTGGTTTCAAGGACTCAGGATGCTAATAATAGATTGGTTTTCTTTGAGGGATGTAACTATGCCTTTGATTTGGAGGATTTATTGAGGGCTTCAGCTGAGGTATTGGGAAAGGGTACATTTGGTATGGCTTATAAAGCGATACTGGAGGATGCAACCGCAGTGGTGGTAAAGAGGTTGAAGGAAGTAAGCGTCGGGAAGCGGGATTTTGAGCAACAGATGGAGGTTGTTGGAAGTATTAAGCACGAGAATGTGGTTGAGCTTAGGGCTTACTACTATTCCAAAGATGAGAAGCTGATGGTGTATGATTATTACAGTCAGGGGAGTGTTTCTGCTATGCTGCATG GTAAAAGAGGGGGAGAACGGATTTCCCTAGATTGGGATAACAGAATGAAAATTGCTTTAGGTGCAGCAAGAGGGATGGCACGTATCCATGCAGAGAATGGTGGGAAATTTGTCCATGGGAACATCAAATCAtcaaacatatttctcaactccagAAGGTATGGCTGTGTGTCTGATATTGGTTTGTCAACTATAATGAGCCCACTAGCCCCACCTATATCTCGTGCTGCTGGTTATCGAGCCCCAGAAGTGACAGACACCAGGAAAGCAGCACAGCCTTCAGACATCTACAGCTTTGGCGTGGTGTTACTTGAGCTTCTAACCGGAAAGTCCCCTATTCATACTACCGGCGGTGATGAGATTATCCACTTGGTGAGGTGGGTTCATTCAGTAGTTCGTGAGGAGTGGACAGCTGAAGTGTTTGATGTGGAGCTAATGAGATGTCCAAATATTGAAGAAGAGATGGTGGAGATGTTGCAGATAGCTTTGTCTTGTGTAGTGAGGATGCCAGATCAAAGACCTAAAATGCCAGAAGTAGTGAAAATGATAGAAAATGTCCGACGAGTGGACACCGAAAATCGTCCATCTTCTGAAAACAGATCTGAAAGTTCTACACCTCCACCTCCGGCTTCTGACAGAGAATCCTGA